One window of the Microbulbifer sp. Q7 genome contains the following:
- a CDS encoding phosphatidylglycerophosphatase A → MTSAHTVTPTFAQLLRSPVLLLAFGFGSGLAKKAPGTFGTLAAIPLWYGLQFLSPVAYMGVLVVAFALGCYLCGAASKALGVHDHGGIVWDEFVGYWLTMFLAPAGWLWALYGFVLFRIFDIAKPQPIGWADRRLHGGLGIMLDDILAGIYAALVLQGTAYLVYSL, encoded by the coding sequence ATGACGAGCGCACACACTGTTACCCCGACCTTTGCCCAGCTGCTGCGCAGCCCGGTGCTGCTCCTGGCCTTTGGATTCGGGTCCGGGCTGGCGAAGAAGGCCCCCGGCACCTTCGGTACTCTGGCGGCGATACCCCTGTGGTACGGCCTCCAGTTCCTGTCGCCGGTCGCCTATATGGGAGTACTTGTGGTGGCATTTGCCCTGGGATGTTACCTGTGCGGCGCCGCCTCAAAAGCACTCGGGGTGCACGACCACGGAGGGATCGTGTGGGATGAGTTTGTCGGCTACTGGCTGACCATGTTCCTGGCCCCCGCTGGCTGGCTGTGGGCCCTGTACGGCTTTGTGCTGTTCCGTATCTTCGATATCGCCAAGCCCCAGCCCATCGGCTGGGCAGACCGTCGGCTTCATGGTGGCCTAGGCATCATGCTCGACGATATACTGGCAGGAATCTACGCCGCGCTGGTGTTGCAGGGCACGGCTTATTTGGTTTACTCACTATGA
- a CDS encoding TIGR02281 family clan AA aspartic protease, with protein sequence MKLRNIVPFVVLLTVSLAVPVIGNTQDVRLQAIFGTSAMFEIDGKQRLLKPGRASPEGVTLVSATSDHAVVVVGGREQKLTLAAPVAANYAQVDRPEVHLSPDSRGHYNTTAWINGRRVPVMVDTGATSIAFNYPMAKSLGLDLSGARAITVSTASGVERAYKIQLASVTIGGITVRNVDATVLGADFPQVTLLGNSFLSRVDMQQQDGLLLLRARN encoded by the coding sequence ATGAAGCTGCGCAATATAGTGCCGTTTGTTGTTTTGCTGACGGTGTCGCTGGCAGTGCCAGTGATTGGAAACACACAGGATGTCAGGTTACAGGCGATATTTGGCACCAGTGCCATGTTCGAAATTGACGGCAAACAGCGATTGCTGAAGCCGGGCAGGGCATCCCCGGAAGGGGTAACGCTGGTGTCCGCAACCAGCGATCACGCCGTGGTGGTGGTTGGCGGTCGCGAGCAGAAGCTCACCCTGGCCGCCCCCGTTGCCGCCAACTACGCCCAGGTGGACCGGCCGGAAGTACATTTGAGCCCGGACAGCCGCGGCCACTACAACACCACAGCCTGGATCAACGGCCGCCGAGTGCCCGTGATGGTGGACACTGGGGCGACAAGTATTGCGTTTAACTACCCGATGGCGAAAAGTCTCGGGCTGGATTTGTCCGGTGCCCGCGCGATCACTGTCTCCACCGCCAGCGGTGTAGAGCGCGCGTATAAAATACAGCTGGCCAGTGTCACCATCGGCGGCATCACCGTACGCAATGTGGATGCGACCGTACTGGGGGCTGATTTTCCCCAAGTGACCCTGCTGGGGAACAGTTTTTTGAGCCGTGTGGATATGCAGCAGCAGGATGGTCTGTTACTGCTGCGCGCACGCAATTGA
- the ribA gene encoding GTP cyclohydrolase II has protein sequence MTIRYVESSKLPTSWGMFEMHGFEEVETGKEHVVLSMGDLDTDAPVLARIHSECLTGDALFSLRCDCGAQLQYALHRIATEGRGAVFYLRQEGRGIGLLNKIRAYKLQDCGADTVEANERLGFGADMRDYSILKPMIDHLGIKSIRLMTNNPRKVKALQDLGVEVTERLPHQSGRNPHNTNYLSTKKGKLGHLFDDEDGSERS, from the coding sequence TTGACCATTCGTTATGTGGAATCTTCCAAGCTGCCCACATCCTGGGGCATGTTTGAGATGCACGGTTTCGAGGAAGTGGAAACCGGTAAGGAGCATGTCGTGCTGAGCATGGGGGATCTGGATACAGACGCGCCAGTGCTGGCTCGCATCCACTCCGAGTGTTTGACTGGTGATGCCCTGTTTTCACTGCGCTGTGATTGCGGCGCGCAGCTGCAGTACGCGCTGCACCGGATTGCCACCGAAGGCCGCGGTGCGGTGTTTTACCTGCGTCAGGAAGGCCGTGGTATTGGCCTATTGAACAAGATTCGCGCCTATAAACTGCAGGATTGTGGTGCGGATACGGTGGAGGCCAATGAACGGCTGGGTTTCGGTGCCGATATGCGGGATTACTCCATCCTGAAGCCGATGATTGATCACCTGGGTATCAAATCCATTCGCCTGATGACCAACAACCCGCGCAAGGTGAAGGCGTTGCAGGATCTGGGCGTGGAAGTCACCGAGCGCCTGCCGCACCAGTCCGGGCGTAATCCCCACAATACCAATTACCTGTCCACCAAGAAGGGCAAGTTGGGTCACCTGTTCGACGATGAGGATGGCTCAGAGCGCTCGTAA